The Microbacterium natoriense genomic interval TGTGGGTGATGACTCGTTTCGCGGCGGACACCTCGCAATGTTAGCGGCGAGCACGACTGCGTACTGCAGGAAACGATCGTTTACGGCTCGGCAATGCCGCGAGTGCAGAACAGGACGTCACAAAGGTTCACCGGAACGGGCTTTCGGCAGGGAGTTTCGGACAGCCCGGGACTCACTAGCGGCTCGGGCTTCTGGTCTAATCGGGGGATGGTCGCAAAATCGTTCAGGGCTGCTCCGAAGGCTCATCCGGGTGATCGGGTCGCAGTGATCTCGCCGGCATTCGCCGCTCCAGCGATCTCGCCCACCCTGCACGAGCAGGCGATGCGCCGGCTGACCGAGGCGACAGGGCTGATCCCGGTCGAATACCCAACCACCCGGCAACTTGGCGCAAGTGCGGAGGCCCGTTCCGCCGACGTCACCGAAGCTTTCGCAGACCCGAGCATCCGCGCCGTGCTGGCCACGATCGGCGGCGACGATCAGGTGACTGTCATCCCGCATATCGACGCCGGGGTGCTCGCGGCTAACCCGAAGCCGTTCCTGGGCTACAGCGACAACACGAACCTGCACAACCTGCTCTGGAACCTCGGCGTGCCGAGCTTCTACGGTGGGTCCACCCAGGTGCACCTCGGGCCGGGCCCTCATCTCGACGACATCCATGTGCGGTCGCTGCGGGCTGCCCTGCTCGACGGCGGCACCCTCCAGCTCACCGATCCCGGCGAGTCCGAGGACTTCGGATGGCCGTGGGAAGACCCACGGTCTCTGTCGGACTTCGGCGCACGTGAGGCCACCGAGCCATGGACGTGGGCCGGACCCGAGACAGCCGTGTCTGGTCGCAGCTGGGGCGGTTGCATCGAGGTCATCGACCAGATTGCTCTTGGCCGGACGAATGCCCGATGTTTCTGACTTCGACGGGGCGATCCTGCTGCTGGAGACCGGCGGGGAGGGACCGTCTGCTACCGAGGTCAAGCGTTGGGTACGCGCCCTGGGCGAGCGCGGAGTCCTCGGCGTCGTTGCCGGTGTGCTTGTTGCCCGACCGCCGGTCAGCAAGCTGCACTCACCCGTGCCCTCAGCACCGGAGCGAGCCCGCCTGCGCGAGGCGCAACGAGACACCATCATCGAGCAGATCGCCAGATACAACCCCAACGCTGTGGTCTGCGTCGGCGCGCCGTTCGGGCACACCCGTCCGCAGTGGATCGTCCCACATGGCGGCACCATCGCACTCGACGGAGCACGCCGCATTGTGACTGCGGACTACTGAGTAATCCAGCCATAAACGATCGTTTGCGGCACCCGTGTCGACCTCGACGACCAGGTGCACGACACGCCGGTTGAGTAGCTGCCGAAACGCCCCGCCGAAACTTGATCTGTCGAAACGGTCCTCCCTACGTTTCCGGCAGGGCCCGTGGAGACGTCGGACTGAAGGGTTACCGCCGACAGATTTCGTGATCGAGCTGGCGTCCGCGACGCCGCATCAGTCGCACGTTGTCGCCGGGGTGTCTCTTCTCACCAGCCGCCAACGTTCGTGAGATCGGACATCCGACGTTGGAGATCAGGACGCATTGCTCGGTTTCTATCGGGGCCCAGAATTACTCGCGCACTATTCGGCGCGCCAAGCAGGTGGTCAGGCGATCATCTCCGTGTAGTCGACCAGCCGCACGAGTGAGCCCTTGCGGCCACGCACGAGAAGCCGTCCCTCACCCTGATGCCGAGGCAGAAGTTCAGCGCCGTGCAGCTCGACCCGGTCGGCGGAGCGGCTCTCGCGCCCCGCCGCGTCCCAAGATGACACCTGGCGCTCGGTCGGTGGCTCCGTCCATGCTGCCTGCTCCAGGATGTCCTTCTCGATCGCGCCGACGCCGATGAGCACGCCGGTGCCAAGGAACACCTGCAGCAGTGCTTCGCTCTCTGCTTCGCCAAAACGAGCCTTGAACTGCGTCGAGTGCTGGGCTGCGACCGTGAAGTGGCAACCGTAAGAGCGCATGAGCCCGATGTGCTCGCGCAGGCGCGGCAGAGGGCAGATCTGCGGCGCTTCGTCAATGACCATCGCGATCTTCGGCAGTCCCTGCCTGATCGCATTGAGGGTCCAGTGCGAGACGATCGCCTCGATTACCGACGCAGCAGCTCCCGCCGCAGTACCGGACGACGGCGAGACCAGGTACAGCGTCGCCGCAGGGTCCTCGAGCAGCGTCGGTGTGAATGGTTGTTCGCTGCCGTCGCCGCGCACCGAGCGCTTCTTCCAGCTCGACAGCGCGACGCGCAGGTTGATACCCACGGAGTCGCGCTGCTTCGGATCGAGCAGCTTCGTGCTCTCGATCTCGGCGACGTGGCTGGAATCGAGCAGGTCACCACGAAGGGCGGCGACGTCCCAGCTCGGAGTATCGAGGTCCAGCTCATCGGAGTCTGCGTCATCGTCGGTGCCGGGGTCGAGAGCTGCCCGGAGCACCCAGGAGATTCCACCGCCCCAGATGGGCTCGTCGGTCATGGGGTCGGGATACCAGCCGCCGGCCTGGATCAGGCAGGCAAGCGTGCCGAGGGCGAGGGTCATCCAGAACGCGGAGTCACCACCGCTCCCCTGGCCGCCGCCCGTACCGAGCGTGCCGACCTGCGTGAGGAGCGTGGCGAGGTCCATCGCCGAATCGTCCGTGGAGCCGTCGGCATCCGGCACCAAGAGTGCACAGGGATCATTCACGACCCGGATCATGCCCTCGGGAAGTTGCGACCAGTCGGCTTGACCGGTCAGGTCCATCACGTACTGCTGCCCCCCTCGATGCGCCCGATGGCCGGCCGACATCTCAGCCAGGTCGCTCTTTGCGCTCACAGCGCACACAGGGCCGTCCCAGGTCAGGATCTGCGGCACCAGCACCCGCCTCGACTTGCCCGCGCCGGAGCCGGCGAGCACCAAAAGATGCGGACCGCACGGGGCAAGACCAATCGGATTACCGGTCTTCTCGTCTACTGCAAAGCCGGCGAACGGCGTGCGCCCCTCACGGAGCGGCGTCGGTTCAGCGCCCTGATGGTCGACGGCGATGAGGTCCGCCGCCTTCGCCTTGATCGTGTCGAACAGCGTCATTGTGGATTCCCTCCGTCGCAGTTTCCTGCCGCGGACGTCCGGCCCCTGGTCTGAGACCACCGTGCCTGGACTCCGGAGCTGCCTCGGCAATCCGATGCGCGATCTCCGGATCCGCGTCCGCGGCCTGTATCGCCCCGCGCACCCATCGTGCGTGGGACAGACCAGCGGCCTCGGTCAGCTGCGTCAGCCGCGCAGCATGCACCTCATCAATGTCAATCCGCATGCATAAATCATCCAGTACCTCTTGAAATAAATCAAGAAGTACGGTTTGATTGATGCAACCCGGAGCCGCTCAGCAGCTCAGTCGCACAGCGACACACGCCTGTTCACGTCCCGGGTCACTTCTGCCCCGGGCACATCGACCCGGAGGTGGGCTCATGCTCAAGCTGGTCTTCGGCGGGATCATCCTGCTCTTCGTCATCGGCGTCGTCTTCTTCGCGGGATTCGTCCTCGGCACGACGGTCACGCCGCTGCCGCCCGCGACAGTGGTACCTGCTATGGCGCACGTGGCGTTCCATGGCTGAGCGCGGCCGCTTCGAGGCCGAGCGCTCGGCGTGGATCAAAGGCCAGCGCTGGCTCGACCGTGCCGGGGCAGCACGCCGCGCAGAGGTCCTCGCACGCCGAGCGCGCCAGCGCAGCCGCACCGAGGCCGGCCTGGGCGACACGGCCTTCCATGAGACCGAGACCAAGACCGCCTTTCATCGCTGGACTCGCCATGACGACTCCGCGACCTCGGCGCTCGGTTTGATCGCCTGGGTGATCGTGTTCGGGATCGTCACGCCGATCTGGTTCGGCGTCGCATGGCTCGTCAGCACGATCACGTACAGGGCAGGAGAGGCGGTCGCCGATCGCCATCGCCTGAGGGCCTGGCCCTACCTTGCTGCTGCAGCCGCCGTCGCAGTACTGGCCGCGATCGGCCGCCCGCTGGGCTGGGACCTCTGGGCGGTCCACGCTCTCGCGCAGGTCGTCGAGACGATCACCGGCGGGTGGATCGCGCCGGCGGTGCTGTCGCGCTGGTATGCGGCGGGATGGGTCTCCTGGCACGAGATCCAGGTAGCGCTCGGTCTCCTCCACGCCGGCTGGCTGGTCTACGCCTGGGGCTGGGAAGCGCCGGCCGTGCGGCGGAGCGCGCGACAGGACGCGAAGACTTCCAGGGCCACCGGCCGGGAGATGCCGCGCAAGACCAATTCAGTCATCCATATCATCAGCAAAGGAGAGCAGGCATGAGCACTGCAACCGGAGCTTCGGGACGAAATCCGGAGATCCCTGACATCCACATCCACAACAACAACTTCGATGCGGGAGCCCACGTGTGGCGTGTTCTCGCGACGTTCCTCGCGATCGGTGCGCTCGTCTCGCTCGCGTGGGGCCTGGCCCAGTTCGGCATGCTCGAGCTGGCTGCCACCGGTACTGCAGCAGTCCTCTCGATGCTGATCCAGCTCATGATG includes:
- a CDS encoding type IV secretory system conjugative DNA transfer family protein, translating into MTLFDTIKAKAADLIAVDHQGAEPTPLREGRTPFAGFAVDEKTGNPIGLAPCGPHLLVLAGSGAGKSRRVLVPQILTWDGPVCAVSAKSDLAEMSAGHRAHRGGQQYVMDLTGQADWSQLPEGMIRVVNDPCALLVPDADGSTDDSAMDLATLLTQVGTLGTGGGQGSGGDSAFWMTLALGTLACLIQAGGWYPDPMTDEPIWGGGISWVLRAALDPGTDDDADSDELDLDTPSWDVAALRGDLLDSSHVAEIESTKLLDPKQRDSVGINLRVALSSWKKRSVRGDGSEQPFTPTLLEDPAATLYLVSPSSGTAAGAAASVIEAIVSHWTLNAIRQGLPKIAMVIDEAPQICPLPRLREHIGLMRSYGCHFTVAAQHSTQFKARFGEAESEALLQVFLGTGVLIGVGAIEKDILEQAAWTEPPTERQVSSWDAAGRESRSADRVELHGAELLPRHQGEGRLLVRGRKGSLVRLVDYTEMIA